In the genome of Pseudomonas bubulae, one region contains:
- the gbcA gene encoding glycine-betaine demethylase subunit GbcA, which translates to MDVTANLSLGDPLEPARKATAEMLQNRERTFSLPQPFYNDERLFEIDMQEIFQKEWLIAGMTCEIPAKGNFLTLQVGKNPIIVIRGAEGQVHAFHNVCRHRGSRLCTSEKGKVAKLVCHYHQWTYELDGRLLFAGTEMGADFDMKQYGLKPVNVKTAGGYIFISLAENPPAIDEFLATLNHYMEPYDMENTKVAIQTTLVEKANWKLVLENNRECYHCNASHPELLKTLLEWDDVTDPRADQAFKDHVAASAAAWDAEKIPYAHASFGLRNRIVRMPLLKGTVSMTLDGKQGCAKLMGRIKNPDLGSMRILHLPHSWNHCMGDHIIVFTVWPISAQETVVSTKWLVHKDAVEGVDYDVERMRKVWDATNDQDRRLAEENQRGINSVAYQPGPYSQTYEFGVVNFVDWYSERLLNNLGAAPAAYLKGVVAQ; encoded by the coding sequence ATGGACGTCACCGCAAACTTGAGCCTGGGCGATCCACTGGAACCCGCACGCAAGGCCACCGCCGAGATGCTGCAGAACCGCGAGCGGACATTTTCGCTGCCACAGCCGTTTTATAACGACGAGCGCCTGTTCGAAATCGATATGCAGGAGATCTTCCAGAAGGAGTGGCTGATTGCAGGCATGACTTGCGAGATACCGGCCAAGGGCAACTTCCTGACCCTGCAGGTGGGCAAGAACCCGATTATCGTGATTCGCGGCGCAGAAGGTCAGGTGCATGCCTTTCATAACGTGTGCCGCCATCGTGGTTCACGACTGTGCACCAGCGAAAAAGGCAAGGTCGCCAAACTGGTGTGTCATTACCACCAGTGGACCTATGAGCTGGACGGGCGCCTGTTGTTTGCCGGCACCGAGATGGGTGCGGACTTCGACATGAAGCAATACGGCCTCAAGCCGGTGAACGTCAAAACCGCGGGCGGCTATATCTTTATCAGCCTGGCCGAGAACCCTCCCGCCATCGATGAGTTCCTCGCCACACTGAACCACTATATGGAACCTTACGACATGGAAAACACCAAGGTGGCGATTCAAACCACCCTGGTGGAAAAGGCCAACTGGAAACTGGTACTGGAAAATAACCGCGAGTGCTACCACTGCAACGCGTCGCACCCTGAGTTGCTCAAGACCCTGCTCGAATGGGACGACGTCACCGACCCGCGCGCCGATCAAGCGTTCAAGGATCACGTCGCCGCCTCCGCAGCCGCCTGGGACGCCGAGAAAATTCCTTATGCCCACGCCAGCTTCGGCCTGCGTAACCGCATCGTGCGCATGCCACTGCTCAAGGGCACGGTCTCGATGACCCTGGACGGCAAGCAAGGCTGTGCAAAACTGATGGGGCGCATCAAAAACCCGGACCTGGGCTCAATGCGCATCCTGCACTTGCCGCACTCGTGGAACCACTGCATGGGCGACCATATCATCGTATTTACCGTATGGCCGATCAGCGCGCAGGAAACCGTGGTCAGCACCAAATGGCTGGTGCACAAGGATGCGGTAGAAGGCGTGGACTACGACGTGGAGCGCATGCGCAAGGTCTGGGACGCCACCAACGACCAGGATCGCCGGCTGGCTGAAGAAAACCAGCGCGGCATCAACTCGGTCGCCTACCAGCCAGGGCCGTACTCGCAAACCTACGAGTTTGGCGTGGTCAACTTTGTCGACTGGTACAGCGAGCGGCTGCTGAACAACCTGGGGGCGGCGCCTGCGGCGTATCTCAAGGGTGTGGTTGCCCAGTAA
- the dgcB gene encoding dimethylglycine demethylation protein DgcB: MLNIVLPILLFAALVLAIAGAIRRMNMWRRGRPAKVDLLGGLLAMPRRYMVDLHHVVARDKYMANTHVATAGGFVLAAVLAILVHGLGLHNRILGYALLLATALMFVGALFVFKRRLNPPSRLSKGPWMRLPKSLLVFSASFFILTLPVAGLLPEGFGGWMLAAVLSVGVAWGVSELFFGMTWGGPMKHAFAGALHLAWHRRAERFGGGRSTGLKPLDLNDRSAPLGVEKPKDFTWNQLLGFDACVQCGKCEAACPAFAAGQPLNPKKLIQDMVVGLAGGTDAHFAGSPYPGKPIGEHGGNPHQPIVNGLVDADTLWSCTTCRACVEECPMMIEHVDAIVDMRRFLTLEKGATPNNGAQVLDNLIATDNPGGFAPGGRMNWAADLNLDLMRDKPAVDVLFWVGDGAFDMRNQRTLRAFVKVLKAARVNFAVLGLEERDSGDVARRLGDEATFQALAKRNIQTLAQYSFQRIVTCDPHSFHVLKNEYGAFGGDYLVQHHSTYMAELIDAGLLNLAADAGGSVTYHDPCYLGRYNGEYEAPRAVLRALGIEVKEMQRSGFRSRCCGGGGGAPITDIPGKQRIPDMRMDDIRETGAERVAVGCPQCTAMLEGVVEPRPQIKDIAELVADALIEDVVAKPVRRPESEVIA; encoded by the coding sequence ATGCTCAATATCGTTCTTCCCATCCTGCTGTTCGCCGCCCTCGTCCTGGCGATTGCGGGCGCCATTCGGCGCATGAACATGTGGCGCCGTGGTCGCCCGGCCAAGGTCGATCTGCTTGGCGGGCTGCTGGCCATGCCCCGGCGCTACATGGTCGATCTGCACCACGTGGTCGCCCGCGACAAATACATGGCCAACACCCACGTCGCCACTGCTGGCGGCTTTGTGCTGGCGGCCGTGCTGGCGATCCTGGTGCATGGCCTGGGCCTGCATAACCGCATCCTCGGCTATGCCTTGCTGTTGGCCACGGCGCTGATGTTTGTGGGCGCGCTGTTCGTGTTCAAGCGTCGCCTGAACCCACCCTCGCGCCTGTCCAAAGGCCCGTGGATGCGCCTGCCGAAAAGCTTGCTGGTGTTTTCCGCCAGTTTTTTCATCCTCACCTTGCCGGTTGCAGGGCTGTTGCCCGAAGGCTTCGGCGGTTGGATGCTGGCGGCGGTTTTAAGCGTGGGCGTGGCGTGGGGTGTGTCGGAATTATTTTTCGGCATGACCTGGGGCGGGCCGATGAAGCACGCCTTCGCGGGCGCATTGCATCTGGCCTGGCACCGCCGCGCCGAGCGCTTTGGCGGCGGCCGTTCAACAGGGCTGAAACCGCTGGATTTAAACGATCGCAGTGCGCCCCTGGGCGTGGAAAAACCCAAGGATTTCACCTGGAACCAATTGCTGGGGTTTGACGCCTGCGTGCAATGCGGCAAATGCGAAGCCGCCTGCCCGGCTTTCGCCGCCGGCCAGCCGCTCAATCCAAAGAAACTGATTCAGGACATGGTGGTCGGCCTCGCGGGCGGCACCGATGCTCACTTTGCTGGCAGTCCCTATCCCGGTAAACCTATTGGTGAGCATGGCGGCAACCCGCATCAGCCGATCGTCAACGGGCTGGTCGATGCCGACACGCTGTGGTCCTGCACCACTTGCCGCGCCTGCGTTGAAGAGTGCCCGATGATGATCGAGCATGTGGACGCCATCGTCGATATGCGCCGTTTCCTGACCCTGGAAAAAGGTGCGACACCGAACAATGGCGCGCAGGTGCTGGACAACCTGATCGCCACCGATAACCCCGGCGGTTTTGCCCCCGGCGGGCGGATGAACTGGGCAGCGGACCTGAACCTCGACCTGATGCGCGACAAGCCCGCCGTGGACGTGTTGTTCTGGGTCGGTGACGGGGCTTTCGACATGCGTAACCAGCGCACCTTGCGTGCCTTTGTCAAAGTGCTCAAGGCCGCCCGGGTCAACTTTGCCGTGTTGGGCCTGGAAGAGCGCGACAGTGGCGACGTGGCCCGGCGTCTGGGGGATGAAGCGACCTTTCAGGCGCTGGCTAAGCGCAATATCCAGACCCTGGCGCAGTACAGCTTCCAGCGCATCGTCACCTGCGATCCGCACAGTTTTCATGTGCTGAAAAACGAATACGGCGCCTTTGGCGGCGACTACCTTGTGCAACATCACAGCACTTATATGGCCGAGTTGATCGATGCCGGCCTGCTCAATCTTGCCGCGGATGCGGGCGGCAGCGTGACCTATCACGACCCCTGCTACCTGGGCCGCTATAACGGCGAATACGAGGCGCCGCGTGCGGTACTGCGCGCCTTGGGTATCGAGGTCAAGGAGATGCAGCGTTCGGGCTTTCGTTCCCGTTGCTGCGGTGGCGGTGGCGGCGCGCCGATTACCGACATCCCCGGCAAGCAGAGGATCCCCGACATGCGCATGGACGATATCCGTGAGACGGGCGCCGAGCGTGTGGCGGTGGGTTGCCCGCAATGCACGGCGATGCTCGAAGGGGTGGTCGAACCCCGTCCGCAAATCAAGGACATTGCCGAACTGGTGGCCGATGCGCTGATTGAAGACGTCGTGGCCAAACCTGTCCGACGGCCAGAATCGGAGGTGATCGCATGA
- a CDS encoding electron transfer flavoprotein subunit beta, translating into MTIATVALVSIGAHPASGRARRAEQDARAVELGLQLAGDSLHVLHAGNPHEPALRAYLGMGLEELHVLEQPDGADAVPALRDYIREAGVQLVLTGSQAETGEGSGMLPYLLAEELGWPLLVGVAQIESIQNGVAQVLQALPRGQRRRLQVRLPFMVTVDNAAPKARQSAYGPATRGVVNAEVVEIVADELSTTGVLQPARPRPKRLKVIRAKSGADRMKAATAKAAGGAGQVHKGLSAQAGAEVILKLLIEEGVVR; encoded by the coding sequence ATGACCATCGCCACCGTTGCACTGGTTTCAATCGGCGCCCATCCTGCTTCAGGCCGCGCCCGTCGCGCCGAACAGGACGCCCGTGCCGTCGAACTGGGCCTGCAACTTGCCGGAGACAGCCTGCACGTGCTGCACGCGGGCAACCCCCATGAACCGGCCTTGCGCGCCTATCTGGGCATGGGGCTGGAGGAGTTGCATGTGCTGGAGCAACCCGACGGCGCCGATGCCGTGCCAGCGTTGCGCGATTACATCCGTGAAGCGGGCGTGCAACTGGTACTCACCGGCAGCCAGGCCGAAACCGGTGAGGGTTCGGGCATGCTGCCGTACCTGTTGGCCGAAGAGCTGGGCTGGCCACTGCTGGTAGGTGTGGCGCAGATCGAATCTATCCAAAATGGCGTGGCCCAGGTGCTGCAAGCCTTGCCCCGGGGGCAGCGGCGCAGGCTGCAAGTGCGACTGCCATTTATGGTTACTGTGGATAACGCTGCTCCCAAGGCGCGCCAAAGCGCCTACGGCCCCGCCACGCGGGGTGTGGTTAACGCCGAAGTAGTTGAAATCGTTGCCGATGAGTTATCCACAACCGGCGTATTGCAACCTGCCCGACCACGGCCCAAGCGCTTGAAGGTGATAAGGGCCAAAAGTGGCGCAGATCGCATGAAAGCAGCTACCGCCAAGGCGGCTGGGGGGGCCGGGCAAGTTCACAAAGGGCTCAGTGCTCAAGCGGGAGCCGAGGTGATTCTCAAGCTCCTGATCGAAGAAGGCGTTGTGCGCTAG
- a CDS encoding GNAT family N-acetyltransferase translates to MSVSFRPAVRADAREIARLFQISSEGCADYIWSQMAQPGQQLLDVGEMRYARAGVIFSYENCWIAEAEGLVIGMMHSFEMRDDPDAQPETDPVLAPYADMEIPDTLYISSLALHKGWRNLGLGARFLLHAKARCGELGLNGLSLIDYAANTGARRFYERHGFEIVKTCQITPHPLIRVTGEAYLMHCPLPS, encoded by the coding sequence ATGAGCGTTTCATTTCGTCCAGCAGTGCGTGCCGATGCACGCGAAATTGCACGTCTTTTTCAGATATCGTCCGAAGGCTGCGCCGATTACATCTGGAGTCAGATGGCGCAGCCGGGTCAGCAACTACTGGACGTCGGGGAGATGCGTTATGCCCGTGCGGGGGTCATATTTTCGTATGAAAACTGCTGGATTGCCGAGGCCGAGGGCCTGGTGATCGGCATGATGCACAGCTTTGAGATGCGCGACGACCCGGATGCCCAGCCTGAGACTGACCCGGTGCTGGCACCTTATGCGGATATGGAAATCCCGGACACGCTGTATATCTCAAGCCTGGCTTTGCATAAGGGCTGGCGAAACCTCGGGTTGGGCGCCAGGTTCTTGCTGCATGCCAAGGCGCGTTGCGGCGAACTGGGGCTGAACGGTTTGAGCCTGATCGACTATGCGGCGAACACAGGTGCCCGTCGATTTTATGAGCGCCATGGTTTTGAGATCGTCAAAACCTGCCAGATAACGCCCCACCCGCTGATCCGCGTAACGGGTGAGGCGTATTTGATGCATTGTCCACTTCCCAGTTAA
- a CDS encoding transglycosylase SLT domain-containing protein, with protein sequence MILRATLNTADSLLIINKTVQIQQDKTIYRLDWHPCFIRYLKRRGLYMKHSFLIILVICAGLTPTFAHANCWQDAGNRYDIDPLLLHAIAQVESKMNPAARNVNKDGTYDIGLMQVNSRHLKHLATFGISEYQLQTQPCTSVMAGAWILAKFVKQLGYSWDAVGAYNAGTKANREHLRNRYALRVKGYYGQLVSQREQRLQASARKSQAIFASGGERKFK encoded by the coding sequence GTGATCTTGCGCGCCACACTTAACACTGCGGATTCCTTATTAATTATCAATAAAACCGTGCAGATTCAACAGGATAAGACAATCTATCGATTAGATTGGCACCCCTGCTTTATCCGTTATCTGAAACGGCGAGGTCTTTATATGAAACATTCATTTTTGATTATACTTGTCATATGTGCCGGACTAACACCGACCTTCGCTCATGCCAATTGCTGGCAGGATGCAGGCAACCGCTATGACATTGATCCGTTGCTGTTACATGCCATTGCCCAAGTTGAATCGAAAATGAATCCGGCCGCACGCAACGTCAATAAAGACGGGACTTACGATATAGGTTTGATGCAAGTCAACAGTCGCCATTTGAAACACCTTGCCACTTTTGGCATTAGTGAATATCAACTACAGACTCAACCCTGCACCAGTGTCATGGCCGGTGCCTGGATCCTCGCCAAATTTGTCAAACAACTGGGTTACAGCTGGGACGCCGTGGGCGCCTATAACGCCGGAACAAAGGCAAATCGTGAACATCTGCGCAATCGCTACGCCCTTCGCGTCAAGGGGTACTACGGGCAGTTAGTCAGCCAGCGCGAGCAAAGACTCCAGGCTAGCGCCCGTAAATCTCAGGCCATATTTGCATCTGGCGGCGAGCGCAAATTCAAATGA
- a CDS encoding electron transfer flavoprotein subunit alpha/FixB family protein, with protein MSDIIRRDPRAEWIARNRLHPLHAAMQPVQQSWMGPNGVVRKNVHGAGFIGPNGIKRIDRSGVQQGGTSRRAASVEVQLPLHQIAAPAFYIAVVPDMVGGRLSSHDRDLLGLAHQLAGSDGAVLAVVFGESRETAFATAGVDRLLMLDSEGYAPEHQVLGLRAVDNQFTPRHWLLPDSRSGGGELGRRFAASLGERPATRVWQLKDGVCIGRAGAGQQDVVQPLRRLILAAAECAEPVSETRHEALEVQLSTAAASCLPRIEDLGAVEVDPAAIPMAEAEFILSGGNGIKDWGLFHRAATALGATEGASRVAVDDGFMGRERQVGASGVWVTARVYVAVGISGAIQHLQGIGACDKVVAINLDPGCDMVKRADVSVIGDGAAVLEALIEAVDNWRSATSVGAGLPAIRATRSA; from the coding sequence ATGAGTGACATTATCCGCCGTGACCCACGGGCCGAGTGGATCGCCCGTAACCGCCTGCATCCGTTGCACGCGGCCATGCAACCCGTGCAGCAGAGCTGGATGGGGCCCAATGGCGTAGTGCGCAAAAATGTCCATGGTGCGGGTTTCATCGGCCCCAACGGCATCAAGCGCATAGACCGCAGCGGCGTGCAGCAGGGCGGGACCAGCAGGCGCGCGGCCAGCGTCGAGGTGCAATTACCGCTGCATCAGATCGCGGCCCCGGCGTTTTATATCGCCGTGGTGCCGGATATGGTCGGGGGCCGCCTGAGCAGCCACGACCGCGATCTGCTGGGGCTGGCCCACCAATTGGCGGGCAGCGATGGAGCGGTGCTGGCGGTGGTATTCGGCGAGTCCAGAGAGACCGCCTTTGCCACGGCCGGGGTTGATCGGCTGTTGATGCTCGACAGTGAAGGTTATGCACCGGAGCACCAGGTGCTGGGTTTACGGGCTGTGGATAACCAGTTCACGCCACGCCACTGGCTATTGCCTGACAGCCGCAGTGGTGGCGGTGAATTGGGCCGGCGCTTTGCCGCCAGCTTGGGAGAACGCCCGGCCACGCGGGTGTGGCAACTCAAGGATGGCGTTTGCATCGGCCGTGCCGGGGCAGGTCAGCAAGATGTCGTCCAGCCGTTGCGGCGGTTGATTCTGGCAGCGGCCGAGTGTGCCGAGCCGGTCAGTGAAACCCGGCATGAAGCGCTGGAGGTGCAGTTATCCACAGCAGCTGCCAGCTGTTTGCCGCGTATTGAGGATCTGGGCGCGGTTGAAGTTGACCCTGCTGCGATTCCCATGGCTGAAGCCGAATTTATCCTCAGCGGTGGTAACGGGATCAAGGACTGGGGACTTTTCCACAGGGCTGCCACTGCCCTTGGCGCCACCGAAGGTGCATCACGGGTGGCGGTGGACGATGGCTTTATGGGTCGCGAGCGTCAGGTGGGGGCCAGCGGGGTATGGGTCACGGCGCGGGTGTATGTGGCGGTCGGGATCAGCGGTGCGATCCAGCATCTGCAAGGGATTGGTGCCTGTGACAAGGTGGTGGCGATCAACCTTGACCCTGGCTGCGACATGGTCAAACGCGCGGATGTGTCGGTGATTGGTGACGGTGCGGCGGTGCTTGAGGCACTGATCGAGGCTGTGGATAACTGGCGCAGCGCAACCTCTGTGGGAGCGGGCTTGCCCGCGATTCGGGCGACCCGGTCAGCCTGA
- the gbcB gene encoding glycine-betaine demethylase subunit GbcB, with amino-acid sequence MSNSFLNPVTTQTWANGRHIVRCVKVIQETWDVRTFCFMADQPILFFFKPGQFVTLELEIDGDPVMRSYTISSSPSVPYSFSVTIKRVPGGRVSNWLHDTLSEGQELAVHGPVGLFNAIDAPSPKVLYLSGGVGITPVMSMARWFYDTNANVDMVFIHSARSPKDIIYHRELEHMASRIDNFSLHLICEKHGLGEPWAGYRGYLNHKMLDLMAPDFMEREVFCCGPTPYMNAVKRLLESNGFDMSRYHEESFGATPPEVRAEAVEQAEQAADAPELDVADLNQVEFTASGKSIRVGPAETVHAAAAKLGLMIPKACGMGICGTCKVLKLGGEVDMEHNGGITDEDVAEGYILSCCSVPKGDVRIEF; translated from the coding sequence ATGTCCAATAGCTTTCTGAACCCGGTAACCACCCAGACCTGGGCCAATGGCCGACACATCGTGCGATGCGTCAAAGTGATTCAGGAAACCTGGGATGTGCGCACTTTCTGTTTTATGGCTGACCAGCCGATCCTGTTCTTTTTCAAACCGGGGCAATTCGTGACCCTGGAGCTGGAAATCGACGGTGACCCGGTGATGCGCTCGTACACTATTTCCAGCTCACCCTCGGTGCCGTACAGCTTTTCGGTGACCATCAAGCGGGTGCCCGGTGGCCGGGTTTCCAACTGGCTGCACGACACCTTGAGCGAAGGCCAGGAGCTGGCCGTGCACGGGCCGGTGGGACTGTTTAACGCCATCGACGCGCCGAGCCCCAAAGTGCTCTATCTGAGCGGCGGTGTCGGTATAACCCCGGTAATGTCGATGGCACGCTGGTTTTACGACACCAACGCCAATGTCGACATGGTGTTTATCCACAGCGCCCGCTCGCCCAAGGACATCATTTATCACCGCGAGCTGGAGCATATGGCCTCGCGTATCGACAACTTCAGCCTGCACCTGATCTGCGAGAAGCACGGGCTGGGCGAACCCTGGGCCGGGTATCGCGGTTATCTGAATCATAAGATGCTCGACCTGATGGCCCCCGACTTCATGGAGCGCGAGGTGTTTTGCTGCGGGCCGACGCCTTACATGAACGCGGTCAAGCGCCTGCTGGAAAGCAACGGTTTTGACATGAGCCGTTACCACGAAGAATCCTTTGGCGCGACGCCGCCTGAAGTGCGGGCTGAAGCGGTAGAACAGGCCGAGCAGGCGGCGGACGCACCGGAGCTGGACGTGGCGGACTTGAACCAGGTGGAATTCACCGCGTCCGGCAAGAGCATTCGTGTGGGACCAGCCGAGACCGTGCATGCGGCAGCGGCCAAACTCGGACTGATGATCCCCAAGGCTTGCGGCATGGGCATTTGCGGGACATGCAAGGTGTTGAAACTGGGGGGGGAGGTGGACATGGAGCACAACGGCGGCATTACCGACGA